The proteins below are encoded in one region of Phaseolus vulgaris cultivar G19833 chromosome 1, P. vulgaris v2.0, whole genome shotgun sequence:
- the LOC137814902 gene encoding importin subunit alpha-4-like isoform X2, with the protein MSLRPGSSSGSSWKARKKSYKTGINAEDSRRRRVEDLVSIRKIKRQTTLLNKREEKHSCDTVSEAVPEIVKRLCDEYPHKQLEATAHLRTMLTLGDQAPPVDEVVKNGILPRFVELLSRDDAPQLQIEVLWILSNFASGTSQHKSAVVELGVIPILVNLLSSTDGDTREEAVCLLGNIVADSPDHRDLALNHGALKPLLCQLQPHSTLYMLRNATWCLSVLFLGMPPVNFEQVKIALPALQQLVHATDEEVLTDTCWALAYLSEGQIGKSQAIVELGVCPRLVQLLQHPSHSVIIPALQALGNIAAGDEAQAQFLIDNQLLPCLHQLLTREYTKSIFKEACWTIANITAGTRAQIQAVFDANIIPPLVQILHTAEFEVKREAVCAIYNVTSKGSYDNVRSLAAVGCIEAVCELLTCPDPKMVTLCLEGLVNILAVGEADKDENGNIFAKRVEECGGLEKIETLQIHDNNEVHTRALWISDLFRAENELEDTDMCVSLLDFSLGVNKPKSSSSSSSSYMR; encoded by the exons ATGTCTCTGCGACCTGGTTCTAGTTCTGGTTCTTCTTGGAAGGCGAGGAAGAAAAGTTACAAGACTGGGATTAACGCGGAAGACAGTAGGAGAAGGAGGGTTGAAGACCTCGTGAGCATCAGAAAAATCAAACGCCAAACCACTCTTCTCAACAAACGAGAAGAGAAACACTCCTGCGATACG GTGTCGGAAGCTGTTCCTGAGATAGTGAAACGTTTATGTGATGAGTACCCTCATAAGCAATTGGAGGCAACTGCTCACTTAAGAACTATGTTAACACTTGGTG ATCAGGCCCCTCCAGTTGATGAGGTCGTTAAGAATGGTATTCTCCCTCGCTTTGTGGAGTTATTGTCAAGAGACGACGCACCCCAATTGCAG ATAGAAGTTCTGTGGATTTTATCTAATTTTGCTTCCGGAACATCCCAACACAAAAGTGCTGTCGTTGAACTTGGTGTTATTCCAATCTTGGTCAATCTTCTCTCTAGTACCGATGGGGATACCAGAGAAGAG GCAGTATGCCTTTTAGGGAACATTGTTGCTGATTCCCCAGACCATAGGGATCTTGCTCTTAACCATGGTGCTCTCAAGCCATTATTATGTCAGTTGCAGCCACATTCAACATTGTATATGTTGAGAAATGCTACGTGGTGTTTATCTGTTTTGTTCCTTGGAATGCCTCCAGTAAACTTTGAAcag GTAAAGATTGCCTTACCTGCTCTTCAACAACTCGTCCACGCGACCGATGAGGAAGTTTTAACCGATACATGCTGGGCTCTGGCTTACCTTTCGGAAGGTCAAATTGGCAAAAGTCAAGCTATTGTTGAACTAGGAGTTTGCCCAAGACTTGTGCAACTTCTTCA GCATCCATCGCATTCAGTTATTATACCTGCGCTTCAGGCTCTAGGAAATATTGCTGCTGGTGATGAGGCTCAGGCACAG tttttgaTTGATAACCAATTGCTTCCGTGTCTTCACCAACTTCTTACGCGTGAATACACAAAATCCATCTTTAAAGAAGCTTGTTGGACAATCGCAAATATCACAGCTGGGACTCGAGCTCAAATACAG GCTGTGTTTGATGCCAATATTATTCCTCCTCTTGTTCAAATTCTCCATACTGCTGAGTTTGAGGTCAAGAGGGAGGCTGTCTGCGCGATCTACAATGTCACTTCTAAAGGATCTTATGACAATGTCAG GTCCCTTGCGGCTGTGGGTTGTATTGAGGCAGTATGTGAGCTCTTGACCTGTCCAGACCCAAAGATGGTGACACTTTGTCTGGAAGGGCTGGTGAACATTTTGGCAGTTGGAGAAGCTGACAAGGATGAGAACGGCAATATTTTTGCTAAAAGGGTTGAGGAATGTGGAGGATTGGAGAAGATTGAAACGTTGCAGATCCATGACAACAATGAGGTTCATACGAGAGCTTTGTGGATTTCTGATCTCTTTCGGGCAGAGAATGAGTTGGAAGATACGGATATGTGCGTGAGCCTGCTTGATTTTTCACTCGGAGTTAACAAACCCaagtcatcatcatcatcttcatcatcttACATGCGTTGA
- the LOC137814902 gene encoding importin subunit alpha-4-like isoform X1 translates to MSLRPGSSSGSSWKARKKSYKTGINAEDSRRRRVEDLVSIRKIKRQTTLLNKREEKHSCDTVSEAVPEIVKRLCDEYPHKQLEATAHLRTMLTLGDQAPPVDEVVKNGILPRFVELLSRDDAPQLQIEVLWILSNFASGTSQHKSAVVELGVIPILVNLLSSTDGDTREEAVCLLGNIVADSPDHRDLALNHGALKPLLCQLQPHSTLYMLRNATWCLSVLFLGMPPVNFEQVKIALPALQQLVHATDEEVLTDTCWALAYLSEGQIGKSQAIVELGVCPRLVQLLHRHPSHSVIIPALQALGNIAAGDEAQAQFLIDNQLLPCLHQLLTREYTKSIFKEACWTIANITAGTRAQIQAVFDANIIPPLVQILHTAEFEVKREAVCAIYNVTSKGSYDNVRSLAAVGCIEAVCELLTCPDPKMVTLCLEGLVNILAVGEADKDENGNIFAKRVEECGGLEKIETLQIHDNNEVHTRALWISDLFRAENELEDTDMCVSLLDFSLGVNKPKSSSSSSSSYMR, encoded by the exons ATGTCTCTGCGACCTGGTTCTAGTTCTGGTTCTTCTTGGAAGGCGAGGAAGAAAAGTTACAAGACTGGGATTAACGCGGAAGACAGTAGGAGAAGGAGGGTTGAAGACCTCGTGAGCATCAGAAAAATCAAACGCCAAACCACTCTTCTCAACAAACGAGAAGAGAAACACTCCTGCGATACG GTGTCGGAAGCTGTTCCTGAGATAGTGAAACGTTTATGTGATGAGTACCCTCATAAGCAATTGGAGGCAACTGCTCACTTAAGAACTATGTTAACACTTGGTG ATCAGGCCCCTCCAGTTGATGAGGTCGTTAAGAATGGTATTCTCCCTCGCTTTGTGGAGTTATTGTCAAGAGACGACGCACCCCAATTGCAG ATAGAAGTTCTGTGGATTTTATCTAATTTTGCTTCCGGAACATCCCAACACAAAAGTGCTGTCGTTGAACTTGGTGTTATTCCAATCTTGGTCAATCTTCTCTCTAGTACCGATGGGGATACCAGAGAAGAG GCAGTATGCCTTTTAGGGAACATTGTTGCTGATTCCCCAGACCATAGGGATCTTGCTCTTAACCATGGTGCTCTCAAGCCATTATTATGTCAGTTGCAGCCACATTCAACATTGTATATGTTGAGAAATGCTACGTGGTGTTTATCTGTTTTGTTCCTTGGAATGCCTCCAGTAAACTTTGAAcag GTAAAGATTGCCTTACCTGCTCTTCAACAACTCGTCCACGCGACCGATGAGGAAGTTTTAACCGATACATGCTGGGCTCTGGCTTACCTTTCGGAAGGTCAAATTGGCAAAAGTCAAGCTATTGTTGAACTAGGAGTTTGCCCAAGACTTGTGCAACTTCTTCA CAGGCATCCATCGCATTCAGTTATTATACCTGCGCTTCAGGCTCTAGGAAATATTGCTGCTGGTGATGAGGCTCAGGCACAG tttttgaTTGATAACCAATTGCTTCCGTGTCTTCACCAACTTCTTACGCGTGAATACACAAAATCCATCTTTAAAGAAGCTTGTTGGACAATCGCAAATATCACAGCTGGGACTCGAGCTCAAATACAG GCTGTGTTTGATGCCAATATTATTCCTCCTCTTGTTCAAATTCTCCATACTGCTGAGTTTGAGGTCAAGAGGGAGGCTGTCTGCGCGATCTACAATGTCACTTCTAAAGGATCTTATGACAATGTCAG GTCCCTTGCGGCTGTGGGTTGTATTGAGGCAGTATGTGAGCTCTTGACCTGTCCAGACCCAAAGATGGTGACACTTTGTCTGGAAGGGCTGGTGAACATTTTGGCAGTTGGAGAAGCTGACAAGGATGAGAACGGCAATATTTTTGCTAAAAGGGTTGAGGAATGTGGAGGATTGGAGAAGATTGAAACGTTGCAGATCCATGACAACAATGAGGTTCATACGAGAGCTTTGTGGATTTCTGATCTCTTTCGGGCAGAGAATGAGTTGGAAGATACGGATATGTGCGTGAGCCTGCTTGATTTTTCACTCGGAGTTAACAAACCCaagtcatcatcatcatcttcatcatcttACATGCGTTGA